Below is a genomic region from candidate division KSB1 bacterium.
CGCCGTAGGTGCTGCCTACGTCCGCACCGTCGATCCGATCGAAACTGAGGCTCTCGAACGAGCGATCGGCGAAGCAATAGCCTGCGACGGCGTGTCGGTAATCATCGCGTCGCGGCCCTGCGCTCTGGTGGATCGGCATCAATACACCGGCGTCATGATGATCGACAAAGACACCTGCAGTGAATGCAGGCTCTGTCTGCGCATCGGTTGCCCGGCAATGAGTCTTCGTGACGGCTCGGTGGTCATTAACCCCGATCTCTGTTTCGGCTGCAGCTTGTGCAGTCAGATTTGTCCCAAGGAATCCATTCATCGAACCCGAGTTAATGTGGAAGGATAACCATGGCGGAAACCATAAATGTGTTGATTGTCGGTGTCGGCGGCCAAGGAATCGTGGCGGCAAGCAATGTGCTGGCAAATGCCGCCCTTGCGGCAGGATGTGACGTGAAACAGAGCGAGGTGCACGGCATGGCGCAGCGGGGCGGAGCAGTGAGCAGCCATGTCCGTTTCGGTACTGCCGTTCATTCACCCGTTATTCCGCTCGGCGAAGCTCAGTTTCTGCTGTCCTTCGAAAAATTAGAGACGCTGCGCTGGCTCGATTATTTGGCTGATGATGCAATGGTCATTGTCAACGATTATCGCATCGATCCGATCACCGTCGCGGGTGGAAAGGCGGAATATCCGGCGGACATCGAGTCGAGGCTGGCAAGCAGCGGTTACGGCACTTTATTGATCGACGGCATGAAAAAGGCGGAAGCGGCGGGAAACTTTAAGAGCGTCAATATGGTGCTGCTGGGGGTACTGGCTGCCCGGCTCGATCTTCCGATCGATACCTGGAAGAGCGCGATCTCCAGGCGGTTTTCTGGTGAAACGTTTGCAGTCAATTGGCGCGCTTTCGAGCTCGGACGAGCGGCGGGCTTGAACGCGGAACCGTGAACCTATAGGGTGAGGAGAAGACTATGAAGTATATCGTCGAGTACATTGATCCCGAATTGTTGTATCGGCTGCAACTGGAGCGGCTGCGCGACGTGGCTTTACGGCTATACCAGCACGTGCCGTACTACCGCGGCGCTTTCGACGCCATCGGCATGAAGCCGCAGGATATTAAATCGCTCGATGACCTGCAGCATCTGCCGTTGACCGACAAGGAAACGCTGCGCACCAACTATCCTTTCGGCATGTTTGCGGTGCCGATGAAGCAGGTCAAGGAAATCCATGCATCGTCCGGCACCACCGGCAAACCGACGGTCGTGGCCTATACCGAGCACGACATTCGCGTCTGGTCCG
It encodes:
- a CDS encoding indolepyruvate oxidoreductase subunit beta, whose protein sequence is MAETINVLIVGVGGQGIVAASNVLANAALAAGCDVKQSEVHGMAQRGGAVSSHVRFGTAVHSPVIPLGEAQFLLSFEKLETLRWLDYLADDAMVIVNDYRIDPITVAGGKAEYPADIESRLASSGYGTLLIDGMKKAEAAGNFKSVNMVLLGVLAARLDLPIDTWKSAISRRFSGETFAVNWRAFELGRAAGLNAEP